The nucleotide sequence TATCGCACCCCTGATTTTTTCGACATTGGTCATCGGCATCGCCGGCACAGGTGATTTTAGGAAAGTCGGACGCATCGGGCTCAAAGCCATAATCTACTTTGAGATCGCCACGACGTCGCGGAAGAGTTGCATGCCGACCGGGTCAAGATTCGGCATCGATCCCAGGCCTGCAGGGAGCGGTGCTGCGAGTTCGTTCCGAGCGCGTGACACGATTGCCAGGTGGGTGGCGTAGATTCTATCCCACGCCAGGCGCCGCCGGTCAAAACACCTAAGGCGCTTACTTCAAGTCGCCCTGGCGTAACTTTACCGCACACATGACGTTGCTGCCGCAGTTGTTGCTCAGCGATAGGGTCGTGAAGTAGATGCTCGATCCCTGCGAAGTACCGTTGCCACTGCTGGCTTGAGTGTTGTCCACGATGATGGCGCTGGTGCCGCCGGGCTCCGCTACGCCGCCGGAAACGATCGGGCCGGGCTGCAACGCGCCGGTGATGTCCCAACTGAAGACTTTTTGTTGAAGGGCGGCGCTAACGCCGAAGAAAAGGATATCGGTTATCGCCAGGTTCGGGTTGGCGAACTCGGTCAGGGGCGAGCACTCGGCGCTAGGGGTGAAACTCACGATGGCCTTGGAAGAAACATCGCCCGAGTTGAGGACCGGAACATTGTTCCGCGGAGCTGCGAGCGGGTTATTGAAGCCGATGCGATACAACATGGGGTAGGTCTGCGGGGGCTGAGTCCCGCAGAAATATCCGAAGCCGCTGGTCGGGGTCGTGAAGAAGGTGTTGTCGAAGGCGCCCTGGTGCAAGTTGATTGACTCTGTTGCGGTGGCGCCGAGCCCGAGGGCGATGCCAGCAACGTCGTCGAACGTTCCGAAAGGCACGGCGGCATTGAGCTCCACCAGGCCCTGCACAACCGCTGCCTTGTTGGTGATGGTGGCGTGCACGGTATTGGCGGATGACGACGACGTCGCGAAGACGGAAATGTGGCGGGGATCGCCGACGGGATCATAATAGACCAAGGGGGCATCGAGGACGCCGGGGGTGAGAGAGCCCACCGTATGACCGCCGACCACGATGGGGGCCGGCGTACCCGGAGTTGCAGTCGTGCCTAAAACGATCCGGTTCAGCGCATCAACGGCCCACACATTGCCATTGGCATCACCGATCAGTACGACATCGAAATTGGCCGGGCCGGGGATGGCGCCCGCGATCTGCACGGGCGGCGAGAGCCGGACTGCCGAACCTGTAACCGACAGGGTGAAGGCAGAATCCAGCGTCGGCGTTCCATGGAACACACCCGTGATGCGATACAGGTTGCCGTCGTCCGCGGCGACGTAGGCTACGTCATTGCTGTAGTCGATCCAGGGCGAGGACGTGGTGTTGGCGGCAGAGGCATAGGTGATGCTCACCATGGAGGCGGTGGAACCGCCCTGGCCGGGGGTCTGGGGGGCGACAATCGTGCCTTCTCCCGCGGCCCATGTCAGCACATGGAAGATCGAGCAGGCGCCGACTCCACCGCGGCCCGGACAAGTGGCATTGGCATCGCTGACGCTCTCCACGAAGGCGACCTTGGCACCCGTAGAGTCGAATGAGATGGCGGGC is from Terriglobia bacterium and encodes:
- a CDS encoding cation:dicarboxylase symporter family transporter; translation: IAPLIFSTLVIGIAGTGDFRKVGRIGLKAIIYFEIATTSRKSCMPTGSRFGIDPRPAGSGAASSFRARDTIARWVA